One Pseudochaenichthys georgianus chromosome 4, fPseGeo1.2, whole genome shotgun sequence DNA window includes the following coding sequences:
- the LOC139433756 gene encoding uncharacterized protein, translating to MKMTVAKKELYELRMTNPTIEMITAWAVDTVADDDILSQPPPLSPVNECDNPDCKEWRLEANAVRAQRDIYAAEVKSLRCKLQQRIKDKRQRMDQRAGDMPAFDGEERERVILKKRPRPESTPTRLSKSKGPSCSKSPIPACSTSPIPACSTSPIPACSKSPTGSHTHSSSSSEPASIHTEASSTSPPINSPWFRGRGRGNIMRDITFPRIMEEYLQGYREHYAGIDPPVRLQENTVSKLSRVKSFLSFMAHGFNRLSDWLFLRDLKRIRGWSRSLMKSSLQVTTSDFYIKNISHFLKYMADTPCKGSRLSQTDMILIKREVVAILKSLKRKVLIHQMQVKRDKMEGLPSHNDLMTCLTSTTTRIPQLLDVMASNPTTATRTLLYGYMTLHWSCIYGHRPGVYSNMTNAEVRKADTTGTAFGYLVHVSNHKTANAFGEAQLYLTAEEFGWMKRWLEIKGTLTCTQSRYFLYTEGKNPFRKLAYSLRLAWADVGLRSPINIHRPPHSPRR from the exons atgaaaatgacagtggccaagaaggagctttatgaactccgaatgacaaaccccaccatagaaatgattaccgcttgggctgttgacacggtggcagacgacgatatactgtcacaacctccacccttgtccccggtgaatgaatgtgacaacccggactgcaaagaatggaggctggaggctaacgcagtgagggctcagcgggacatatatgctgctgaggtgaaatccctgcgctgcaagttgcagcagaggataaaggacaagcgacagaggatggatcagcgggccggggacatgcccgcgttcgatggggaggaacgagagcgggtcattctgaagaaacgaccccgaccagagtcgacaccaacgaggctgtccaagtcgaaaggtccctcctgcagcaagtctcccattcctgcctgcagcacgtctcccattcccgcctgcagcacgtctcccattcccgcctgcagcaagtcccccactggctctcacacccattcatccagctcctcagagcctgcatccatccataccgaggcctcgtcaacctcccctcccataaattccccctggttccggggcaggggccggggaaatataatgcgggacataacattcccacggatcatgg aggagtatctgcaaggataccgggagcattatgcaggtatcgacccaccagtgaggctccaggaaaacacagtctccaaactaagcagagtgaagtcgttcctcagtttcatggcacacggtttcaatcgcctgtctgactggctctttttgagggatctcaagaggatacgcgggtggtcccggagcctgatgaagtcaagccttcaggtcacgacctccgacttctacatcaagaatatatcacactttctcaagtacatggccgacacaccgtgcaaggggagcaggctcagccaaaccgacatgattttaatcaaacgggaagtagttgccatcctgaagtccctgaagagaaaagtacttatccaccagatgcaagtgaagcgtgacaagatggaaggtctgccgagccacaacgacctaatgacatgcttgacttcgaccaccactcgcatccctcagctcctggatgtgatggccagcaatccgactaccgcgacccggacactgctctatgggtatatgactcttcattggagctgcatttatggccaccgtccgggggtctactccaacatgaccaacgccgaggtccgaaaggcggatacaactggcactgccttcggctacctggttcat gtaagtaaccacaagacggccaacgcgttcggggaggcgcagctgtacctcaccgcagaagaatttggatggatgaagaggtggctggaaattaagggtacgctgacctgcacccagagccgttactttctgtacacagaggggaagaacccgttcaggaagcttgcctactccctgaggttggcatgggctgatgtggggctccgcagtcccattaacattcaccgacctccgcacagtccacgccgataa